One window of Myxocyprinus asiaticus isolate MX2 ecotype Aquarium Trade chromosome 4, UBuf_Myxa_2, whole genome shotgun sequence genomic DNA carries:
- the wsb2 gene encoding WD repeat and SOCS box-containing protein 2, whose protein sequence is MCTSFPGSKIKEPDDLIAELRAAHRPRLYGTAGCETWSVRFSPGGSYFAWSMGYGIVKIISWPLTPKDEENSEEKTLNCKQTVWALAFGPCLSNRVDAFHKNRHEHELLLATGLNNGAIQVWVVSTGNLLFTLTEHQALVRDLVFAPNGSLTLVSASRDKTLRIWDLAKKGANPHVLKGPDNWLFRCSITPDSSVIASVCNLDSKVYLWSLRSYTFMRHLTYHHERAMVSCDFSQDGALLAIASYHSATGWWLDLWDPYTAVVLTRVEDCEVCAYRSDNLLTSMCFSSVGLLLAFKDYRALHIWDVEQDKLVTDTDHNRTGGVCCAFHPHGGVIATGCRDGHVKFWRVPCLVPSLKHLCRVALRYSISTYQVEALPLPKKILEFLTYRDIPKQKSLNCKEHCS, encoded by the exons ATGTGCACTTCATTTCCAGGTTCTAAAATTAAAG AACCGGATGATTTGATCGCGGAGCTGAGAGCCGCTCATCGCCCTCGCCTGTACGGTACCGCCGGCTGTGAGACATGGAGCGTCCGCTTCTCCCCTGGAGGATCATATTTTGCCTGGTCCATGGGCTACGGCATTGTCAAAATCATCTCCTGGCCGTTGACACCCAAAGA TGAGGAAAACAGTGAGGAGAAGACGCTTAACTGCAAACAGACAGTGTGGGCTTTGGCATTTGGACCCTGTTTGTCCAACCGAGTGGATGCTTTTCACAAGAACAGACATGAACATGAGCTGCTTCTGGCCACTGGTCTGAACAACGGTGCGATTCAAGTGTGGGTCGTTTCAACTG GAAATCTGCTGTTTACTCTGACCGAACATCAAGCTCTTGTCAGAGATTTGGTCTTCGCTCCAAATGGAAGTCTCACTCTTGTGTCGGCCTCCCGAGACAAAACTTTAAGGATATGGGACTTGGCAAAGAAAG GAGCCAATCCACATGTGCTGAAGGGTCCAGATAACTGGTTGTTCAGATGTTCCATAACACCTGACAGCAGTGTGATTGCCTCAGTCTGCAATCTGGACTCT AAAGTCTATTTGTGGAGCCTGCGGTCCTATACCTTTATGAGACACCTTACATACCACCACGAGCGTGCTATGGTATCATGTGACTTTTCCCAAGATGGAGCGCTGCTCGCAATTGCTTCGTACCATTCCGCTACAGGCTGGTGGCTGGATCTGTGGGACCCCTATACAGCCGTTGTCCTGACTAGAGTAGA AGACTGTGAGGTGTGTGCATACAGAAGTGACAATCTGCTGACGTCTATGTGTTTTTCTTCTGTTGGCCTGCTGCTGGCTTTCAAGGACTACAG GGCGTTACATATCTGGGATGTGGAACAAGATAAACTAGTCACGGATACAGATCACAACCGCACTGGTGGGGTGTGCTGTGCTTTCCATCCACATGGGGGCGTCATTGCTACAGG GTGCAGAGATGGACACGTAAAATTCTGGAGGGTCCCTTGTCTTGTTCCGAGCCTCAAGCATTTGTGCCGGGTCGCCCTGAGATACTCCATTTCAACATATCAGGTGGAGGCTCTTCCCTTGCCGAAGAAAATTCTGGAATTCCTGACTTACAGGGACATTCCAAAGCAAAAGAGCTTAAATTGTAAAGAGCACTGCAGCTGA
- the LOC127437916 gene encoding replication factor C subunit 5-like has product MASTSKTQLQTRNLPWVEKYRPQTLDDLISHQDILSTIQKFINEDRLPHLLFYGPPGTGKTSTILASAKQLYKDKEFNSMVLELNASDDRGIDVVRGPILSFASTRTIFKKGFKLVILDEADAMTQDAQNALRRVIEKFTENTRFCLICNYLSKIIPALQSRCTRFRFGPLSQSQMIPRLEHVIQQESIDITPDGMKAIVSLSMGDMRRSLNILQSTHMAYGKVTEETVYTCTGHPLRSDIANILDWALNKDFTTAYNQILQLKTLKGLALHDILTEVHLVIHRVDFPPSIRMGLLIKLADIEYRLSSGTNEKIQLSSMVAAFQAVRDIVVSDG; this is encoded by the exons ATGGCATCAACAAGTAAAACACAACTTCAGACAagaaatttaccatg GGTTGAGAAGTACAGGCCACAGACATTAGATGATCTCATCTCTCATCAAGACATCCTGAGCACAA TCCAAAAGTTCATTAATGAAGACAGGTTGCCTCATCTGCTCTTCTATGGACCTCCAGGGACAGGGAAGACCTCTACTATACTAGCAAGTGCTAAACAGCTCTACAAAGATAAAGAGTTCAACTCCATGGTCCTGGAG TTGAACGCTTCAGATGACCGTGGTATAGATGTGGTGAGGGGACCCATCCTCAGCTTTGCCAGTACACGAACCATCTTCAA GAAGGGCTTTAAGTTGGTAATCCTGGATGAGGCGGACGCTATGACCCAGGATGCTCAAAATGCTTTAAGGAGAG ttaTTGAGAAGTTCACAGAAAACACCCGATTCTGTCTGATCTGTAACTACCTCTCTAAGATTATTCCTGCGCTGCAGTCCCGATGCACACGGTTTCGTTTTGGGCCTCTCTCTCAGAGCCAAATGATTCCCAGACTAGAGCACGTCATACAGCAGGAGAG CATTGACATCACTCCAGATGGCATGAAGGCCATTGTGTCCCTCTCAATGGGAGACATGAGACGATCACTGAACATTTTACAg AGCACCCATATGGCCTATGGGAAGGTGACAGAGGAGACCGTCTACACCTGTACTGGACATCCTCTCAGATCAGACATCGCCAACATATTGGACTGGGCTCTCAATAAAGACTTCACCACTGCATATAACC AAATTCTGCAGCTCAAAACTCTGAAAGGTCTGGCACTTCatgacattttaacagaagtCCATCTTGTCATACACCGCG TGGACTTTCCACCCTCCATACGTATGGGCTTGCTTATAAAACTTGCAGATATTGA GTATCGTCTGTCCTCTGGAACAAATGAGAAGATCCAGCTGAGCTCAATGGTTGCTGCTTTTCAGGCAGTTAGAGACATAGTAGTCAGTGATGGGTAG